Below is a window of Dietzia timorensis DNA.
ACTCCCGCTACTCGTCTACTTCGCGCTCATGTGGTTCGCGGGCCTCTTGCTTGGCAAGGGCCTTGGACTCGGCTACGCCCGTTCGACCACACTGGCGTTCACGGCGGCGGGGAACAACTTCGAGCTCGCGATCGCGGTTGCGATCGGCACGTTCGGCGCGACCAGCGGGCAGGCCCTCGCGGGCGTGGTCGGGCCGCTGATCGAGGTGCCCGTGCTCGTCGGGCTCGTCTACGTCTCGCTCTGGGCCGCCCGCGCCTGGTTCCGCACAGACCCGTACGTCGCTGACACCGCCATCGAAACGAGGACACCATGAACGAAGACACCGTGCTGGCTGAGCCGTGCGCCCCGACCGCGACGCACGCGATCAGCGCCGAGTTCGCGGCCACCGTTGCGACCGCGTTGAAGGCGCTGAGCGACCCCTTCCGGCTGCGGATGCTCTCGGCGATCGCGGCAGACTCGCGCGGAGAGTCCTGCGTGTGCGACCTCGCCGAGCTCGCCGAGGTCTCCCAGCCGACGGTGTCCCATCACTTGAAGGTCCTCAAGACCGTGGGCCTGCTGGACGCCGAGCGCCGCGGCACCTGGGTCTGGTACCGCATCAACCCGGCACGCCGTTCTGCGGTGACCGCGCTGCTGGACGGCTTCGCGCCGGCGGCCATCGCCGAGGCAGCGCCCGAGGCACTGCCTGACGCGGACGCTGCGGACACGGACGCGCAGATCGCTCATCTCGCCGCGGACCTCGCAGCGTCGACCCCTGCCCTGCCGCCCGAGACCGTGACGAGCATCGTGCGGGAGTCCTACGCCGCGCTGGCCCGCAGCGCGAAGATCACCCGATACATCGTGCCGCTGACCGAACGGTTCGCGAGGCAGCGCCTGGCCGACCTCACCCGTGACCGCGAGAGCGCCGCACCCCAGGTGCTGTTCGTCTGCGTCGCGAACGCCGGCCGCTCCCAGCTCGCGGCCGCCCTGGTCGGCCAGCTCTCCGGCGGACGGGTGATCGCCCGCTCGGCCGGATCGACGCCCGCAGAGCATGTGCACCCGCACGTCCGGTCCCTGCTCGCAGAGATCGAGGGGGACAAGGCATCTCAGCTCTTCCCGAAGCCGCTCACCGACGACGCCGTTCGCGCCGCCGACGTGGTCGTGACCATGGGCTGCGGCGATGTGTGCCCTGTCATCCCCGGAGTCCGCTACGAGGACTGGGCCGTGGGAGACCCGGCCCTCGCCTCGCCCGCGGGCGCTGCAGCGATCCGCGACGACATCGAATCCCGTGTCCGCACACTGCTCGACACGCTCCTCACCGACTGAAACCGAAGGAATCTCATGACCGACCAGAAACCCTCCGTCCTGTTCGTCTGCGTCCACAACGCCGGACGCTCCCAGATGGCCGCCGGCTACCTCCGCGACCGCGCCGGCGACCGCATCGAGGTCCGCTCCGCAGGATCGATGCCAGCCGACCAGATCAACCCGGTCGCGGTCGAGGCCATGCGGGAAGAGGGCATCGACATCACCGCCGAGCAGCCCAAGGTCCTCACGACCGAGGCCGTGCAGGACTCCGACGTCGTGATCACCATGGGCTGCGGCGACTCCTGCCCGTTCTTCCCGGGCAAGCGCTACGAGGACTGGAAGCTCGAGGACCCGGCAGGGCAGGGCATCGAGGCGGTCCGGCCCATCCGCGACGAGATCCGCTCGCGCATCGAGGCGCTCATCGAGGAACTGCTCCCCCCGGCCACCCCGCAGCAGCGGGACGAGCGCCAGCCTTCGGTGCTGTTCGTCTGCAAGAAGAACGGCGGTAAGTCCCAGATGGCCGCCGCTCTCATGCGCAAGCTCGCCGGCGACGCCGTCCAAGCCCACTCGGCGGGCACGGCCCCGGGTTCGGCGCTCAACGCGTTGTCCGCCGCGTCCGTCGCCGAGGTCGGGGCGAGCCTGGATGGCGAGCACCCAAAGCCGATCGACCCGGGCCTCCTGCTTTCCGTGGACCGCGTCGTCGTCGTCGGCGAGGAAGCCGTGGTCGAGCCCGTGCCGGGAATGGCCGGGGTCCTCGAGACCTGGGTGATCGACGAGCCGTCGACGCGGGGCATCGAGGGCGAGGAGCGGATGCGCCTGATCCGCGATGAGATCTTCGGGAAGGTCCGCGAGCTCGCCACGGAGCTCGCATCTGAAGACTGAGCGAACCTCTGCAAGAACGAAAGGCGTTCGCTCGCGCTGCTGGCGATCGAACTTTCTCGCACCGGAGCAGAAGCCCCCGCCGTCTCGTGACACTTCAGCTGTTCGTTGAATCATCGAGACAGGCGACTCCGAGTCCTGGACTCACTATCTGTAGTCGATATCGATGTACGATACTGACATGGAGTCCAACGACGACGCTTCGACGGAGTTCGAGCACCACGACCTATTGTCCGGGCTCGTGCGCATGCACGTCCTGCACCACGCAGCGCAGGAGGAGATCTACGGGGCGTGGATGATCGAGGAGCTCGCAGGCCATGGCTACCGGCTTTCGCCCGGGACGCTATACCCGATGCTGCGCCGGATGGTCGCCGACGGATATCTGACCGTGCGCTCCGAGCGCGACGGACGCACGGTGCGCAAGTACTACTCCGCCACCGACAGGGGACGCGAAGGGCTCGCCCAAGCGCGGGAGCGCGTCCAGATCTTCACCCGAGAGGAACCCGAACATGGCTGATGCCGTGTCCGCACCGACGAGAGCCGTGCGAGGCTCCGCCTGGGAGGTGTTCCGCGTCTTCCTCAGGCTCGGCGTCTCCTCCTTCGGCGGACCGATCGCGCACCTGGGCTACTTCCGCACCGAGGCCGTCGAGCGCCGGAAGTGGCTGGACGACAGGGAGTACGCCGACCTCGTCGCGCTCTGCCAGTTCCTGCCGGGCCCCGCGTCGAGCCAGGTCGGGTTCGCGATCGGCATGCACCGCGCCGGGGCCCTCGGCGCGCTGGCGGCGTTCCTCGCCTTTACGTTGCCATCGGCGGCGCTTATGGTCGCGTTCGCCTACGGGGCGTCGCTGTTCACCGGCCCCGTCGCCGAGGGACTGCTCATCGGGCTGAAGATAGTCGCGGTCGCCATCGTCGCCCAGGCGGTCCTGGGGATGGCGAAGAGCCTGGCTCCCGACAGGCAGCGCGCGTCGATCGCAGCCGTCGCCGCGGCCGCGGCCCTGCTGCTGGCCGGATCGTCAGGGCAGGTCATCGCGATCGCGCTCGGCGCGGTCGCCGGGTACTTCTTCTGCCGTGCTGCGAGCATGGCGACCGGCGGGGCGCTGCACTTCCCCGTCCGGCGCGGCGTCGGCGCAGCGAGCCTGGTCCTGTTCGGGATCCTGCTGCTCGGCCTGCCAGTGGCAGTGATCGCGACGGGCTCAGGAGGTCTAGCGCTCTTCGACGCCTTTTACCGCGCGGGCTCCCTGGTCTTCGGCGGCGGGCATGTCGTCCTGCCGCTGCTCCAGTCCGGAGTCGTCGAGACCGGGTGGGTGGGCGACCAGCAGTTCCTGGCCGGCTACGGTGCTGCGCAGGCGGTGCCCGGGCCGCTGTTCACCTTCGCCGCGCTCCTGGGCACGGCATCGACCACTGGGCCCGGCGGAGTCCTCGGAGCGGCGATCGCCCTTGTCGCCGTCTTCCTGCCCGGATTCCTGCTCCTGGTCGGCGTGCTGCCGTTCTGGAACTCGCTGCGCCAGCGCCCCTGGGCCCAGGCCGTGATGCGCGGAGCCAACGCCGCGGTCGTCGGCATCCTCGCCGCAGCCCTGTACTCCCCGGTGTTCTCCACCGCGATCACCGGCCCCGGCCCGTTCGCTCTCGCGCTGGTCTGCTTCGTGCTCCTGATCGCGTGGAAGCTGCCGCCGTGGGTCGTCGTGATCGTCGGCGCTGCTGGAGGAGTGCTGCTCTCGCTCGTGCCCTGAACGGACAGCTTGTGTCGTCCGCGGGAGCCCTGAGCACTTTCTCCACATCTGTCTGCTCAACGTCCGTGACCTGGCCTCCTCAGGCAAACTCCTCATCACGCTAGGGTCGTTGTCGATTTTCGCTGGCAGATCGGACACGAGTGGCTCGAGCGGTTCATGAATTGTTCCCGCACGATCGGCGTCCCGCAGCGCGTGCAAGGCTGGCCGGTACGACCGTAGGCATTCAGGCTGCGGGCAAAATAACCGCTGCTGCCGGCCACGTCGACATAGAGGGAATCGAACGAGGTTCCGCCTTGGTTTAGCGCGGCGGCCATGACGTCGCGCGCAGCATCGATCAGCGCTGAGATCCTTGGCTTGCTCAAGGACGATGCCGCCGTCTCCCCGTGCACCTTGGCAGCCCAGAGTGCTTCGTCGGCGTAGATGTTCCCGATGCCGGACACTACCGTCTGGTCCAGCAGCACGCGCTTGATGCCGGTTTTTTTGGCCTTGATCAACGCAACTGCTGCCGCCTGGTCGAACAGCGGATCGAACGGATCCCGCGCGATGTGGGCGATCGGCGAGGGTAGCACCGCTCCGCCTTCGTCGTACATCAGATGCCCGAACGTGCGCTGGTCATCGAACCGCAGATCGTGGCCGCCGTCGGTGAAGGTGATCCGCGCCCGCTCGTGCGCAGCGACGGCAGCATCAGGCGACGTGATGAGCATCTGCCCGCTCATCCCCAGGTGAGCCAGCAGCGCGTCCTCGCCGTCCAGGATCAGCCACAGGTACTTACCGCGGCGGGCAGTCCCCGTGATCGTCGCCCCGACCATCCGTGCGGCCAAATCCTCCGTACCGCCCACATGACGGCGGGCCGCACGCGGATGCAGAATAGTGGCCGAGGCGATCGTCCGGCCACGGACATGATCGTCGAGTCCACGGCGCACGACCTCGACCTCAGGAAGTTCAGGCACGGGTAGCACCTCGCAGTGTCCGGGACCCAGGGCTACGGCGGTTCGTTGCTGAACAGGTCGGGCTATCGAAGTGCTTGGTCAGAGCCTTTCGTGCCAGGTCAGACCGGGAAACGACTCGTTGACGTCGGGCCACTGTCCGGCACTGCCAAGCGGGATCTTTGCGCGTGCGACTTGCTTCGACCCGCTTTGCATGAATGTAGAAGGGGCCCTACTTCCCACGATAGATACATTGAAAAACTGGGAGAGTAGGACGATGGCGTTTTCGCTGGTCAGAGGCTACTTCACCGCTAAGTGACGTGCGTATGATGTGTGCTGCCTCCACACCAGAG
It encodes the following:
- a CDS encoding metalloregulator ArsR/SmtB family transcription factor; this encodes MNEDTVLAEPCAPTATHAISAEFAATVATALKALSDPFRLRMLSAIAADSRGESCVCDLAELAEVSQPTVSHHLKVLKTVGLLDAERRGTWVWYRINPARRSAVTALLDGFAPAAIAEAAPEALPDADAADTDAQIAHLAADLAASTPALPPETVTSIVRESYAALARSAKITRYIVPLTERFARQRLADLTRDRESAAPQVLFVCVANAGRSQLAAALVGQLSGGRVIARSAGSTPAEHVHPHVRSLLAEIEGDKASQLFPKPLTDDAVRAADVVVTMGCGDVCPVIPGVRYEDWAVGDPALASPAGAAAIRDDIESRVRTLLDTLLTD
- a CDS encoding low molecular weight phosphatase family protein — protein: MLFVCKKNGGKSQMAAALMRKLAGDAVQAHSAGTAPGSALNALSAASVAEVGASLDGEHPKPIDPGLLLSVDRVVVVGEEAVVEPVPGMAGVLETWVIDEPSTRGIEGEERMRLIRDEIFGKVRELATELASED
- a CDS encoding PadR family transcriptional regulator, translated to MESNDDASTEFEHHDLLSGLVRMHVLHHAAQEEIYGAWMIEELAGHGYRLSPGTLYPMLRRMVADGYLTVRSERDGRTVRKYYSATDRGREGLAQARERVQIFTREEPEHG
- the chrA gene encoding chromate efflux transporter — protein: MADAVSAPTRAVRGSAWEVFRVFLRLGVSSFGGPIAHLGYFRTEAVERRKWLDDREYADLVALCQFLPGPASSQVGFAIGMHRAGALGALAAFLAFTLPSAALMVAFAYGASLFTGPVAEGLLIGLKIVAVAIVAQAVLGMAKSLAPDRQRASIAAVAAAAALLLAGSSGQVIAIALGAVAGYFFCRAASMATGGALHFPVRRGVGAASLVLFGILLLGLPVAVIATGSGGLALFDAFYRAGSLVFGGGHVVLPLLQSGVVETGWVGDQQFLAGYGAAQAVPGPLFTFAALLGTASTTGPGGVLGAAIALVAVFLPGFLLLVGVLPFWNSLRQRPWAQAVMRGANAAVVGILAAALYSPVFSTAITGPGPFALALVCFVLLIAWKLPPWVVVIVGAAGGVLLSLVP
- the mutM gene encoding bifunctional DNA-formamidopyrimidine glycosylase/DNA-(apurinic or apyrimidinic site) lyase, giving the protein MPELPEVEVVRRGLDDHVRGRTIASATILHPRAARRHVGGTEDLAARMVGATITGTARRGKYLWLILDGEDALLAHLGMSGQMLITSPDAAVAAHERARITFTDGGHDLRFDDQRTFGHLMYDEGGAVLPSPIAHIARDPFDPLFDQAAAVALIKAKKTGIKRVLLDQTVVSGIGNIYADEALWAAKVHGETAASSLSKPRISALIDAARDVMAAALNQGGTSFDSLYVDVAGSSGYFARSLNAYGRTGQPCTRCGTPIVREQFMNRSSHSCPICQRKSTTTLA